The genomic stretch TAGTGGCGTGCCATTTCAAGTGGCCATGAGTTTCGCGTAATCCGACGTCAAGTCAGTCAGGATTTTCGTGCGACTTTGCCTGGTGGCCGGCATAGGCGTTCGATTTGTCTCGTCCGGCAGGCGATCGCGTATTCATGTTGACAGCGAATATCGATCACCAGCGGACGCCCTGTACGGCGTTTTCAAGCGACGTGATTCTATGTTCCCTGATTGACCGTTAGAATCAGGGTCGATGGAGATCGCACTAATGCTGAATATTGTTCTGGCAGAACGGCAGCGATCTCTACGTGATGCGACACATTATCCACGATTGGGACGACGAAAAGTCGGAAACGATTCTGCGTAACTGCCATCAAGCGATGTCAGATGGCGCGAAACTGTTGATCGTGGAAAGTGTGATTCCGCCTGGCAACGAGCCATTGGGAGGTAAGTTCCTCGACCTGGTCATGCTGCTGATTCCTGGTGGGAAGGAAAGAACCGCCAACGAGTATCAAGCACTGCTCGAAAAGACCGGTTTTGAGCTCACGCAAATTATTCCGACCGAGAGCGAAGTCAGTATTATCGAGGCGACTAAACGTTAATACGATATGCAACATCCCGCATGGGCATTCATTGTCATTGGTATAGTGATCGTAGGAGTCGGCCTGGTCTGGCTTCTCTTTCCTTCGATACCGTGGCTCGGCAAGTTGCCAGGCGATATCCGAATCGAAGGAGAGAACACACGAATCTACATTCCCATCACGACCTGTATCGTATTGAGCGTATTGCTGACCGGCATCATGTGGCTCGTGCGGTACTTTTCACGCTAAAGCCTTCGGACGCACCTTGCCAGTTTCGGAGAGGTGCGTTCTACGATGCATTCGCGCGTGTTTGAAAGAGAGTAAGTGATGACGGCCTGCGATCTTGAAACATCGGTGCCCGATTGGATCATCGATCACCCCGAGACGATCGGCGTGTTCCAGGAACTGGGGATCGATTACTCGTGCGGCGGCAAGTCACTCAAATATCTTTGTGAAAAGGAAGGCCTCGATGCCAAGGAGGTCCTGAAGCGGCTGCACGAGATGATTGTGTTCGCATCAGCCACGAAAAAGAAGGGATGAGCGACACATAGCCACCGCGGCCT from Blastopirellula marina encodes the following:
- a CDS encoding methyltransferase, whose translation is MMRHIIHDWDDEKSETILRNCHQAMSDGAKLLIVESVIPPGNEPLGGKFLDLVMLLIPGGKERTANEYQALLEKTGFELTQIIPTESEVSIIEATKR
- a CDS encoding DUF2905 domain-containing protein, coding for MQHPAWAFIVIGIVIVGVGLVWLLFPSIPWLGKLPGDIRIEGENTRIYIPITTCIVLSVLLTGIMWLVRYFSR
- a CDS encoding DUF542 domain-containing protein, translating into MTACDLETSVPDWIIDHPETIGVFQELGIDYSCGGKSLKYLCEKEGLDAKEVLKRLHEMIVFASATKKKG